A window from Neorhizobium sp. NCHU2750 encodes these proteins:
- a CDS encoding xylose ABC transporter ATP-binding protein yields the protein MSEFLLEMKNISKSFSGVKALDGIHLQVRRGECVGLCGENGAGKSTLMKVLSAVHPYGSWEGEILWEGHELKATSIRETEKAGIVIIHQELMMVPHLSVAENIFLGSEISNHGFLDYDAMNARAQELLAKLNVHDINPALPVLNYSGGKQQLIEIAKALNKNAKLLILDEPTSALTSTEIRTLLNLIKQFKAEGMACVYISHKLDEVAEIADTVTVIRDGTHIATKPIGELSTSSIVTMMVGREMKNLYPKEDHAIGDVVLEARNISCWDVTNPDRKVVDDVSFEIRKGEILGIAGLVGAGRTELVSTLFGAYPSTHKGSVHLDGKEVTIRSPRDAVKAGICMVPEDRKRSGILPILGVGHNMTVSVLDRFAGLGLIDEHAELAQIQAEIVRLKIKTADPMLPIAALSGGNQQKAVLSKMMLPEPRILILDEPTRGVDVGAKYEIYKLIFALAKAGVAVLMVSSELPEVLGISDRVLVIGEGRLRGDFVNDNLTQEQVLAAALGQAAQVA from the coding sequence AAATCGACGTTGATGAAGGTCCTGTCGGCCGTTCATCCCTACGGCTCCTGGGAGGGTGAAATCCTCTGGGAAGGCCACGAACTCAAGGCGACATCGATCCGTGAGACGGAGAAGGCGGGTATCGTCATCATCCATCAGGAACTGATGATGGTGCCGCATCTTTCCGTGGCCGAGAATATCTTTCTCGGCTCCGAAATCAGCAATCACGGCTTTCTCGACTATGACGCGATGAATGCCCGTGCGCAGGAACTGCTCGCCAAGCTCAATGTCCACGACATCAACCCGGCGCTGCCGGTCCTCAACTATTCCGGCGGCAAGCAGCAGCTTATCGAGATCGCCAAGGCGCTCAACAAGAATGCCAAGCTTCTGATTCTGGATGAGCCGACTTCGGCACTGACATCCACCGAAATCCGCACCCTGCTAAACCTGATCAAGCAGTTCAAGGCTGAGGGCATGGCCTGCGTCTACATTTCGCACAAACTCGACGAGGTGGCCGAGATCGCCGATACGGTCACCGTCATTCGCGACGGAACGCATATTGCGACGAAGCCTATCGGAGAGCTGAGCACCAGCAGCATCGTGACGATGATGGTCGGTCGCGAAATGAAAAATCTCTATCCCAAGGAAGATCATGCGATTGGCGATGTCGTTCTGGAGGCCCGCAACATCTCATGCTGGGATGTTACCAATCCAGACCGGAAGGTCGTTGATGATGTGTCGTTTGAGATCCGCAAGGGCGAGATTCTCGGCATAGCCGGTCTGGTCGGCGCCGGCCGTACCGAACTGGTGTCGACCCTGTTCGGAGCCTATCCCAGCACCCATAAGGGAAGCGTTCATCTCGACGGCAAGGAGGTGACGATCAGGTCGCCGCGCGATGCCGTCAAGGCCGGCATTTGCATGGTGCCGGAGGATCGCAAGCGCAGCGGCATCCTGCCCATTCTTGGCGTGGGGCACAACATGACCGTCTCGGTGCTCGACCGCTTCGCCGGGCTGGGGCTCATCGATGAGCATGCGGAGCTTGCGCAGATCCAGGCGGAGATCGTGCGGCTGAAGATCAAGACTGCCGATCCAATGTTGCCGATCGCTGCCCTGTCGGGCGGTAACCAGCAGAAGGCCGTGCTCTCCAAGATGATGTTGCCGGAACCGCGCATCCTCATTCTCGACGAGCCGACGAGAGGCGTCGATGTCGGTGCCAAGTACGAGATCTACAAACTGATTTTTGCTCTCGCCAAGGCCGGCGTGGCGGTACTGATGGTGTCATCCGAACTGCCCGAAGTCCTCGGTATTTCCGACCGCGTTCTCGTCATCGGCGAAGGACGGCTGCGCGGCGATTTCGTCAATGACAACCTGACCCAGGAACAAGTGTTGGCTGCTGCCTTGGGCCAGGCCGCTCAGGTGGCCTGA